In Leptospira perdikensis, a single genomic region encodes these proteins:
- the pbpC gene encoding penicillin-binding protein 1C: protein MSRLPICKTDRFDFGSIHNLIFIIVFYLFCIGSPLWSLPTYEEVRSTYKPSDIQVFDRNGELVQRYRIQNLYRSEEWTDYNKLPKFLVESVIHAEDKRFFTHGGVDSNALVSSFFGNFTGSTLRGGSTITMQLVSLLDPELQPRESKRKTIFQKLKQIQRAVELEETWTKEEIFTAYLNLIYFRGELKGISSATKGLFRKSPENITPNESYLLSALIRSPQSSIEKVIKRVCLLKMERDGIDDCTAISRLVRESLFRNLDYPQYPSFVPLFTKALLDFSKEEGSFNSQVSSSLSLNFQRKAEEILKRNVKSLADKNVKDGAVIVIDNRTGQILVYVPNIGEESSVGKLDLIRSKRQVGSTLKPFVYAENFQENKLNPDSILSDSPVGIPVYQGIYRPLNYDKSYKGNVTVRQSLASSLNIPAIRALSFLDINEFVSVLEQLGITGLRYPEFYGPSLALGTADMSLLELTNAYRTLANAGVYSGLKFQNVSKETETRMVFSPMVSYMVSEILADREARSLGFGWDNFLSTSYYTSVKTGTSQDMRDNWCIGYSEFYTVGVWVGNPTGAPMLDVSGITGAAPVWRETMDILHESLDSKLIQPKLENSSDTKSSLSKDGGVEKTKSKRILTPVNGSIFALDPDIPLGRQKILFTFSSYEVSYYYYLNDENIGSAGGPFLWEPKKGEYRLQVKDRDGKVLSHSLFEVR from the coding sequence ATGTCGAGACTCCCGATCTGTAAAACAGATCGTTTTGATTTTGGATCCATTCATAATTTAATTTTCATTATTGTATTTTACCTTTTTTGTATAGGATCTCCTCTTTGGTCTTTACCAACTTATGAAGAGGTTAGATCTACTTATAAACCTTCCGATATACAGGTGTTTGATCGTAATGGTGAACTCGTCCAAAGGTATAGAATCCAGAATTTATACCGATCAGAAGAATGGACAGACTACAACAAACTCCCCAAGTTTTTAGTTGAGTCAGTGATACATGCAGAGGATAAACGGTTCTTTACGCATGGAGGAGTTGACTCCAATGCCTTAGTTTCTTCCTTCTTTGGAAATTTCACTGGGTCAACTTTGCGGGGTGGATCCACAATTACGATGCAACTTGTTTCTTTGTTGGATCCGGAATTACAACCGAGAGAATCCAAACGTAAGACAATATTTCAAAAACTAAAACAAATCCAAAGAGCTGTAGAGTTGGAAGAAACTTGGACTAAGGAAGAAATTTTTACAGCTTATCTCAATTTAATTTATTTTAGAGGTGAGTTAAAAGGGATTAGTTCTGCAACCAAGGGATTGTTTCGAAAATCGCCAGAGAATATAACTCCTAATGAATCTTATTTACTGTCTGCCCTCATACGTTCGCCACAAAGTTCCATTGAAAAAGTAATAAAACGTGTTTGTTTATTGAAAATGGAGAGAGATGGAATTGATGATTGCACCGCCATTTCTCGTTTGGTGAGAGAATCCTTGTTTCGTAATTTGGATTATCCGCAGTATCCCTCCTTTGTTCCTTTATTCACAAAAGCTCTTTTAGATTTTTCTAAAGAAGAAGGAAGTTTTAACTCGCAAGTTTCATCTTCTTTGTCTTTAAACTTCCAAAGAAAAGCAGAAGAAATTCTTAAACGTAATGTAAAATCCCTCGCAGATAAAAATGTAAAAGACGGAGCCGTCATTGTCATCGACAATCGTACGGGGCAGATTCTAGTATATGTTCCCAATATTGGAGAGGAAAGTTCTGTTGGAAAACTAGACCTCATTCGAAGTAAAAGACAAGTGGGTTCTACCTTAAAACCATTTGTGTATGCAGAGAACTTCCAAGAAAACAAACTTAACCCCGATTCGATTCTTTCTGATTCGCCTGTAGGGATTCCTGTTTACCAAGGTATCTATCGTCCGTTAAACTATGATAAATCTTATAAAGGGAACGTGACAGTCAGACAAAGTTTGGCCTCCTCCCTCAACATTCCTGCCATTCGTGCGTTGTCATTTTTGGACATCAATGAATTTGTTTCCGTATTAGAGCAATTGGGAATTACGGGCCTTCGGTATCCGGAGTTTTATGGGCCTTCCTTAGCACTGGGAACAGCGGATATGAGTTTACTCGAATTAACCAATGCTTACCGAACCCTTGCCAACGCAGGAGTCTATTCTGGATTAAAATTTCAAAATGTATCTAAAGAAACGGAAACTCGAATGGTATTCTCACCTATGGTGAGTTATATGGTTTCAGAGATCCTGGCTGATCGTGAGGCTCGGTCTCTTGGTTTTGGATGGGATAATTTTTTATCAACATCATATTATACTTCAGTCAAAACAGGAACAAGCCAAGATATGAGAGACAACTGGTGTATTGGTTACTCGGAATTTTATACAGTAGGTGTTTGGGTCGGAAACCCAACAGGTGCTCCTATGTTAGATGTATCTGGGATTACTGGTGCTGCCCCTGTTTGGCGTGAGACAATGGATATCTTACATGAGTCCCTGGATTCAAAATTAATACAGCCTAAGCTTGAAAATTCCTCAGATACAAAATCCAGTCTGTCTAAGGACGGTGGGGTTGAAAAAACAAAGTCAAAGAGAATCCTTACTCCCGTGAATGGAAGTATTTTTGCTTTGGATCCAGATATTCCCTTGGGCCGTCAAAAAATCCTCTTTACTTTCAGTTCCTACGAGGTTTCGTATTATTATTATTTAAACGATGAAAACATTGGTTCTGCGGGAGGGCCTTTCCTCTGGGAACCAAAGAAGGGAGAATATCGTTTGCAAGTAAAAGATAGAGATGGAAAAGTTTTGTCTCATTCTTTATTTGAAGTTCGGTAA
- a CDS encoding acyl-CoA thioesterase, which translates to MPKPIKYKHKFTQQVVWGEMDAFGHVNNVTYVRYFESARADYFTKEGLWDSPVKPVKAGPVLTHLDMDYRKQVVFPATLEISLEVDSISSRAFTVICSMWNENDECVLTGNAAFVWFDFELQKPSALPEYFKTKFGSNHLV; encoded by the coding sequence ATGCCAAAACCAATCAAATACAAACATAAATTCACCCAACAAGTTGTTTGGGGTGAGATGGATGCCTTCGGACACGTAAACAATGTAACGTATGTTAGATACTTTGAATCTGCGAGGGCCGATTATTTTACGAAGGAAGGTCTGTGGGATTCCCCGGTGAAACCAGTTAAAGCAGGACCTGTTCTCACTCATCTGGACATGGACTATCGCAAACAAGTGGTATTTCCTGCCACTTTAGAAATTTCATTAGAAGTAGATTCCATTTCTTCCAGAGCCTTCACTGTAATTTGTTCTATGTGGAATGAAAATGATGAATGTGTTTTGACTGGAAACGCTGCGTTTGTTTGGTTCGATTTTGAATTACAAAAACCATCAGCCCTTCCCGAATATTTTAAAACAAAATTTGGATCGAATCATTTGGTATGA
- a CDS encoding PP2C family protein-serine/threonine phosphatase, whose product MTKHSFQERFKLDDEVMKISRICLIVFFSFIGFGIFAPIDELGLYDPKWIRILHASVTLGFFIATYFSDWVRKQIQTIMLFFFYTMSAHSLILLYWNSLYIGYLVGMILVLSCIGVSFVDRRSLVSYLGTVTSAGILIGLYTKEPQVDLPLYLSSIITPTLVSYLTLNIRLSSVEKLRISESKLKGFQDRMLNELDLANETQSNLVTTHWPKTKGIRLHSFFQSFGQVGGDAISYLEREDGKLALFFADVSGHGIASAMVSAMAVLAFKIHGNQTEPSSCLKSIHTDLQELVPNNHISACVLFVDTNTKEIQYSVAGHPPLIRMEKDSDPKFMEGMGTLIVSYLKPNLKDFTLTPNSGDRILLYSDGILEVFDDAGEIYGDEHLLTSIKNHSDKKGEEFLNALYEDSMSFSAKRISDDMSMLLLEIL is encoded by the coding sequence ATGACAAAACATTCCTTCCAAGAACGATTTAAACTAGATGATGAGGTGATGAAAATTTCACGGATTTGTCTCATTGTATTTTTTAGTTTTATCGGTTTTGGAATTTTTGCACCTATTGATGAGTTAGGATTGTATGATCCCAAATGGATTCGTATTTTACATGCATCTGTTACCTTAGGTTTTTTCATCGCAACTTATTTTTCCGACTGGGTTCGTAAACAAATCCAAACCATCATGTTGTTTTTCTTTTATACGATGAGTGCTCATTCCCTTATTCTTTTGTATTGGAATTCACTTTACATTGGTTATCTGGTAGGAATGATTTTGGTGTTGTCTTGTATTGGAGTTAGTTTTGTGGATCGTCGTTCTCTTGTATCTTATTTGGGGACTGTGACTTCTGCAGGAATTCTCATTGGTCTCTATACAAAAGAACCACAAGTGGATTTACCTCTCTATCTTTCCTCTATCATCACACCAACTCTTGTTTCTTATCTTACTCTGAACATTCGCTTAAGCTCCGTTGAAAAACTCCGAATTTCAGAATCCAAACTCAAAGGGTTTCAAGATCGGATGTTGAATGAACTTGATCTGGCCAATGAAACCCAGTCCAATTTAGTGACTACACACTGGCCAAAAACGAAAGGAATTCGCCTCCATTCATTTTTCCAGTCCTTTGGGCAAGTGGGTGGTGATGCGATTAGTTATTTGGAAAGAGAGGATGGAAAGTTAGCCCTTTTTTTTGCAGACGTTTCTGGTCATGGAATTGCATCGGCTATGGTTTCCGCTATGGCAGTTCTTGCTTTTAAAATTCATGGGAATCAAACGGAACCTTCTTCTTGTTTGAAGTCAATTCATACCGACTTGCAAGAGTTAGTTCCAAACAATCATATTAGTGCTTGTGTATTGTTTGTAGACACAAACACAAAAGAAATTCAATACTCTGTTGCTGGCCACCCACCCCTTATCCGAATGGAAAAAGATTCAGATCCCAAATTTATGGAGGGGATGGGAACTCTCATTGTGTCTTATTTAAAACCCAATCTAAAGGATTTTACTCTCACTCCTAACTCGGGAGATCGCATTTTACTCTATTCGGATGGAATTTTGGAAGTTTTTGACGATGCAGGAGAGATTTATGGAGATGAACATTTACTAACATCGATAAAAAATCATTCTGACAAAAAAGGTGAAGAATTTTTGAATGCTTTATATGAGGACTCCATGTCATTTTCGGCAAAACGAATTTCCGACGATATGAGTATGTTATTACTGGAAATTTTATGA
- a CDS encoding LptF/LptG family permease — protein sequence MNLLLTPFLWFKKEFIPFRTLDRYLFLDFFKTFIGTLIMLTSMIVIYKFTDVMKYLVSSKVNQVHVYLHVLYSLPSMVDQVVAPALMFSVCFVIGQFSVNKELVAMMVAGVSFIRIITPILFFGISMWLIMTLFGQTVVIPANKQAQIEYSIMAKGSNRLIDFVYQLHIKGKKGFYYVYWIDEKDNTVKGGFNYIEITPDGHPTYTVSSQKAKFIPSPHSWVLYDAEEIRFNENLELVSRIKYPEKTYDFPEDLAYFSKPIRNPEEMNFFELADEIQSRITKGIPFRNVIIQQHMAFAMPLMSFVVVTLGALAGAITKRSAGVASLGLTIAVVLLYYILNSTAKTLAENGALPIWIGMWMTPVIFTSAAYFLYRRMNI from the coding sequence ATGAATTTGTTGTTAACACCCTTTCTTTGGTTCAAAAAAGAGTTCATTCCCTTTCGTACATTAGATCGTTATTTATTTTTAGATTTTTTTAAAACATTTATCGGTACTCTCATCATGCTTACATCCATGATTGTGATTTATAAATTCACTGATGTAATGAAGTATTTAGTTTCTTCAAAAGTGAACCAAGTGCACGTATATTTGCACGTATTATATTCTTTGCCATCGATGGTGGATCAAGTAGTGGCGCCAGCACTTATGTTTTCCGTTTGTTTTGTCATCGGTCAATTTAGTGTGAACAAGGAACTTGTGGCGATGATGGTTGCTGGAGTTTCCTTTATTCGGATCATCACTCCCATTTTATTTTTTGGAATTTCTATGTGGCTTATCATGACTTTGTTCGGACAAACAGTTGTGATCCCGGCCAATAAACAAGCACAGATCGAGTATAGTATTATGGCAAAGGGTTCCAATCGATTGATTGATTTTGTTTATCAATTGCATATCAAAGGAAAAAAAGGATTCTACTATGTCTACTGGATCGATGAAAAAGATAACACTGTAAAAGGTGGATTCAACTACATCGAAATCACTCCAGACGGCCATCCAACATATACTGTGTCTTCTCAAAAAGCAAAATTCATCCCTTCACCGCATAGTTGGGTTTTGTATGATGCGGAAGAAATTAGGTTTAATGAAAATTTAGAACTTGTTTCGCGAATTAAATATCCAGAAAAAACTTATGATTTCCCGGAAGATTTAGCCTATTTTTCAAAACCCATTCGTAATCCGGAAGAAATGAATTTTTTTGAACTAGCAGATGAAATTCAATCTAGGATTACAAAAGGGATTCCTTTCCGAAATGTCATCATCCAACAACATATGGCATTTGCAATGCCACTCATGTCTTTTGTTGTCGTAACTTTGGGAGCACTTGCAGGTGCCATCACCAAACGTTCTGCAGGTGTGGCAAGTCTTGGTTTAACCATTGCAGTAGTGTTGTTGTATTATATTTTAAATTCCACTGCTAAAACTTTGGCGGAAAATGGTGCATTACCCATTTGGATTGGTATGTGGATGACACCGGTGATTTTTACCTCAGCGGCATACTTTTTATATAGAAGAATGAATATCTGA
- a CDS encoding FAD-binding oxidoreductase, whose product MVAKKTKSIQDVKVPKKEKVEAWGMSSFSLSPIFRPESEEEIKELFVWANQTGTKVALRGGGCSYGDASTNTDGIVLDLTHFNKVLDFNLKTGVMTVQSGARIKDLWETGIENGFWPPVVSGTMMPTLGGALSMNIHGKNNFKVGTIGEHIKEFTFLTAKGDILVCSPKKNTDLFYSAISGFGMLGCFLTVQIKMKPIYSGKMKIDPVYVRNFDELFSYFEEHYKTSDYLVGWIDAFASGKSMGRGQIHKATNLKEGEDPDFPGNCLLERQHLPTRLFYLIPKKWMWILMRPFSFNLGMRLVNFAKCIASILVNNKAYYQGHAEYAFLLDYVPNWKFVYKPGAMIQYQVFIPKENAKQAFREIFTICQERGIVNYLSVFKKHKPDPFLLTHAVDGFSMAMDFPVTKGNREKLWALCKEMDEIVLKHKGRFYFAKDSTLRKRVMESYFPKDNLKRFYSLKKKYDPKGILQTDLYKRVFLTEN is encoded by the coding sequence ATGGTCGCAAAAAAAACTAAATCCATTCAAGATGTGAAAGTTCCCAAAAAGGAAAAAGTCGAAGCATGGGGTATGAGTTCTTTTTCTCTATCACCAATATTTCGTCCAGAATCGGAAGAAGAAATCAAAGAATTATTTGTTTGGGCCAACCAGACTGGCACCAAAGTTGCGTTACGTGGTGGTGGCTGTAGTTATGGTGATGCTTCTACAAATACAGACGGTATCGTTTTAGATTTAACACACTTTAATAAAGTTTTAGATTTTAATTTAAAAACGGGTGTGATGACAGTGCAGTCAGGAGCCCGGATTAAAGACCTTTGGGAAACTGGAATTGAAAATGGATTTTGGCCTCCTGTTGTTTCTGGGACCATGATGCCAACTCTTGGAGGAGCTCTTTCCATGAACATTCATGGAAAAAACAACTTCAAAGTCGGAACTATCGGTGAACATATCAAAGAATTTACATTTCTTACCGCCAAAGGAGATATTTTAGTTTGTTCTCCTAAAAAAAATACAGATTTGTTTTATTCTGCAATTTCCGGCTTTGGAATGTTAGGTTGTTTTTTAACAGTGCAAATCAAAATGAAACCAATTTACTCTGGAAAGATGAAAATTGATCCAGTGTATGTTAGAAATTTTGATGAACTATTTTCTTATTTTGAAGAACATTATAAAACTTCTGATTATTTAGTGGGTTGGATTGATGCCTTTGCATCTGGTAAGTCTATGGGTAGAGGCCAAATCCATAAAGCCACAAACCTGAAAGAAGGGGAAGATCCTGACTTTCCTGGTAATTGTTTGCTCGAAAGACAACACCTTCCCACTCGCCTATTCTATCTAATTCCTAAAAAATGGATGTGGATTCTTATGCGTCCCTTTAGTTTTAATTTAGGAATGCGCCTTGTTAATTTTGCGAAGTGTATTGCAAGTATTTTAGTAAACAACAAAGCCTATTACCAAGGCCATGCAGAATATGCATTTTTATTAGATTATGTACCGAATTGGAAGTTTGTTTACAAACCGGGTGCCATGATCCAATACCAAGTGTTTATTCCTAAAGAGAACGCCAAACAAGCATTCCGTGAAATTTTTACCATTTGCCAAGAACGAGGAATTGTAAACTATCTGTCCGTGTTCAAAAAACACAAACCAGATCCATTTTTACTCACTCATGCGGTGGATGGATTTTCAATGGCTATGGATTTTCCTGTGACCAAAGGGAACAGAGAAAAACTTTGGGCACTTTGTAAGGAGATGGATGAAATTGTTTTGAAACACAAAGGTAGATTCTACTTCGCGAAAGATTCCACACTTCGCAAACGTGTGATGGAATCGTATTTCCCTAAAGACAATCTAAAAAGATTTTATTCTTTGAAGAAAAAGTATGATCCAAAAGGAATTTTACAAACTGATCTTTACAAACGAGTGTTTTTAACGGAAAATTAA
- a CDS encoding SDR family NAD(P)-dependent oxidoreductase — translation MGKKIIIVGASSGIGKAIAEAELNAGNSVVLLARREKSLESIAKKANTTKEKRAFPLVFDVTKFATAEKTFAKAVSLLGGVDEVYFASGVMPEITSNEYNTTKDLEMLNVNLLGAVAFLNPVATYFTKQKSGKIVGISSIAGERGRKGNPVYNTSKAALNIYLEALRNRLSESNVQVTTIKPGFVITEMTKGLDLPKKGLLKAITAEEAANKILTIVASGKDEAFVPGIWALVGLIIRNIPNFIFKKLSI, via the coding sequence ATGGGGAAAAAAATAATCATTGTCGGTGCCTCGAGTGGGATCGGAAAAGCCATAGCAGAAGCTGAATTGAACGCAGGGAATTCCGTGGTTCTTTTGGCTAGAAGGGAAAAGTCCTTAGAATCCATAGCCAAAAAAGCAAATACAACCAAAGAGAAAAGAGCCTTCCCTTTAGTCTTTGATGTGACAAAGTTTGCCACAGCAGAGAAAACCTTCGCGAAAGCAGTGAGTTTACTCGGCGGAGTGGACGAAGTGTATTTCGCATCCGGAGTTATGCCTGAGATAACTTCTAATGAATATAACACTACGAAAGACTTAGAGATGTTAAATGTAAACCTTTTAGGGGCGGTTGCTTTCTTAAATCCTGTGGCTACATATTTTACAAAACAAAAGTCAGGTAAAATTGTAGGGATCTCTTCTATCGCCGGCGAACGTGGTAGAAAAGGAAATCCAGTTTACAATACATCCAAAGCTGCACTCAACATATATTTGGAAGCATTACGCAACAGACTCTCTGAATCCAATGTTCAAGTAACAACGATTAAACCAGGATTTGTGATCACAGAAATGACTAAGGGTCTCGACCTTCCTAAAAAAGGACTCTTAAAAGCAATCACTGCTGAAGAAGCTGCTAATAAAATTCTTACGATTGTTGCTAGTGGGAAAGACGAAGCCTTTGTTCCAGGAATCTGGGCACTTGTAGGTCTTATCATCCGTAACATTCCCAATTTCATTTTTAAAAAACTGAGTATATAA
- a CDS encoding NYN domain-containing protein, protein MPVNERILIDGMNLMYKFPDLAFCLGEYRLQDAREGLLLHLKRFYVSNPHSKILVFFDGKKDLTSDCYSEDWGEFSIHYSHEKKADELIIGYLNLCPVPSQCLVITSDKEIVSFARRLRAKRMTSEEFYAEWLKRESEEDETEFNHLKEGLTQSSETDYWERQFLP, encoded by the coding sequence GTGCCCGTAAATGAGAGAATCCTGATCGACGGGATGAATCTAATGTATAAATTTCCCGATTTGGCTTTTTGTTTGGGTGAATATCGCCTGCAAGATGCCAGGGAAGGCTTACTTCTCCACCTCAAACGATTCTATGTTTCAAATCCGCACTCTAAAATTTTAGTATTTTTTGACGGGAAAAAGGATCTTACCTCGGATTGTTATTCGGAAGATTGGGGTGAATTTTCGATTCATTACAGCCATGAAAAAAAAGCCGACGAACTCATCATCGGATACCTCAACTTATGTCCAGTACCTTCTCAATGTTTGGTGATCACTTCCGATAAAGAGATAGTTAGTTTTGCACGGAGACTTCGAGCCAAAAGAATGACTTCGGAAGAATTTTACGCAGAATGGCTCAAACGGGAATCGGAAGAGGACGAAACGGAATTTAACCACCTGAAAGAAGGATTGACACAAAGTTCGGAAACCGATTACTGGGAGAGACAATTCCTTCCTTGA
- a CDS encoding MBOAT family O-acyltransferase gives MLFNSIPFLIFFSSVYLLYWAIPKEVRKYFLLIAGIGFYAYFSLALTVHFLVVIGINYLLYRKIKSQPTKFWIGLTVTLNLINLGFFKYIYFFSKVLADLTNYPFFQQVPNLIHIALPLAISFYTFQVIAAAVDTYRDSTKPVVKVEDYFLFVAFFPVLIAGPIMRMSDFFPNLDKLTPNKEKMYRASYLLMSGLVKKVLVADPMSLTISPVFGSPAEYDSFSLFIAGICYAIQVYSDFSGLTDMARSIALYLGFETPENFKAPFFSTSGRELWKRWHITLSFWLRDYIYFPLGGSRKGELRTYLNLIIIMTLGGFWHGADYTFICWGFYWGLILAGERYFEDNLGWKLTPQKNKFLMVIKALIVFVLFSISGLMFRSNNATNMVDHFYGIFTHFSYSLEAMIAGDSNQWLVSATSLLGHGSSFRFQHIENLERIFYTSIALLFFHHIQYVPEFWDRVRKHDVWLVPILGVVTIFLLATLSQDGGEFIYYKF, from the coding sequence ATGTTGTTCAATTCAATCCCATTTTTAATCTTTTTTTCCAGTGTTTACTTACTCTATTGGGCCATTCCTAAAGAGGTTCGGAAGTATTTCCTGCTGATAGCGGGGATTGGTTTTTATGCCTACTTTTCTTTAGCACTAACAGTTCACTTCCTTGTTGTAATTGGTATCAATTACCTTTTATATCGCAAAATCAAATCCCAACCGACAAAGTTCTGGATTGGGCTTACGGTAACTCTCAACCTAATCAATTTGGGTTTTTTCAAATATATTTACTTTTTCAGTAAGGTTCTCGCTGATCTAACGAACTATCCGTTCTTCCAACAAGTTCCAAACCTTATCCATATTGCGTTACCACTCGCAATTAGTTTTTACACTTTCCAAGTGATTGCCGCCGCCGTTGATACTTACCGTGATTCGACAAAACCCGTCGTTAAAGTAGAAGATTACTTTTTGTTTGTAGCTTTTTTTCCTGTTTTGATTGCCGGGCCAATCATGCGGATGTCTGACTTTTTTCCGAACTTGGACAAACTCACTCCAAACAAAGAAAAGATGTATCGGGCATCGTATTTACTCATGTCAGGACTTGTTAAAAAAGTACTCGTGGCAGATCCGATGTCATTAACCATCTCACCAGTGTTTGGTTCTCCAGCAGAATATGATTCTTTTTCATTGTTTATCGCGGGGATTTGTTACGCGATTCAAGTTTATAGTGATTTTTCTGGACTCACTGACATGGCGCGTTCCATTGCTTTATATTTAGGTTTTGAAACACCAGAAAACTTCAAAGCGCCCTTTTTCTCTACATCAGGAAGGGAACTTTGGAAACGTTGGCATATCACACTTTCTTTTTGGCTGAGAGATTATATTTATTTCCCACTAGGAGGTTCTCGTAAAGGAGAACTTCGTACTTACTTAAACCTAATCATCATCATGACACTCGGTGGGTTTTGGCACGGAGCCGATTATACTTTTATTTGTTGGGGATTTTATTGGGGATTGATTCTTGCGGGTGAACGGTATTTTGAAGACAACCTGGGATGGAAGTTAACTCCGCAAAAAAATAAATTCTTAATGGTAATCAAAGCACTTATCGTTTTTGTTTTATTTTCTATTTCGGGACTTATGTTCCGATCGAATAATGCAACCAATATGGTGGATCATTTTTACGGTATATTTACCCATTTCTCATATAGTTTAGAGGCCATGATTGCAGGTGATTCCAATCAATGGTTGGTTTCTGCCACATCACTTCTTGGACATGGTTCTTCTTTTCGGTTCCAACATATAGAAAACCTGGAACGTATTTTTTATACTTCGATTGCTTTATTATTTTTTCACCACATCCAATATGTTCCTGAGTTTTGGGATCGGGTTCGGAAACACGATGTATGGCTTGTTCCAATACTTGGTGTTGTTACTATTTTTCTTCTCGCCACTCTTTCTCAAGATGGTGGAGAATTTATCTACTATAAGTTTTAG
- a CDS encoding DUF1574 domain-containing protein, whose protein sequence is MDLIRNRYLLVPFLVVFLTFCLDKLLLLENIHTYFSKSLSDINYIQKHQLYEDLKVYLSKKDRDKVLVYFGNSRALLFDNEYIQKKYPGWLMFNFSVPGGKPDYVLQWMEEFHKDKVKPDFFLFDHSVEMYNSTATLKVDETLTNGLNVSFVLKHFSLFSTDDISTLIAKRMFRAYQYRPKLEVILTRAKNKESFLFPYRELRNNLMENLNRGKGSAMTPGTHQSVLPPELLKKSAIGDFHSYLVPFQFSDQVLSFTNQSLELAKELGVPSAVIWVRLSLPYMDHIRNLKVSVGGGKTDTVYHDWYPRMVEYHKQNGVPFWNMNDDPNYACNNFSDAGHMSPTCYDEYTDFIFKNLLQSFVKGAR, encoded by the coding sequence GTGGATTTAATTCGTAACCGATATTTACTTGTCCCGTTTCTAGTTGTATTCCTAACATTTTGTTTAGACAAACTATTACTCCTAGAGAACATACATACTTATTTTTCCAAGTCCCTTTCAGATATTAACTATATCCAAAAACATCAGTTATATGAAGATCTGAAGGTTTATTTATCTAAAAAAGATAGGGACAAAGTACTTGTTTACTTCGGGAACTCTAGAGCTCTTTTATTTGATAATGAATACATCCAAAAAAAATATCCAGGTTGGTTGATGTTTAATTTCTCCGTACCAGGAGGAAAACCAGATTATGTATTACAATGGATGGAGGAATTTCACAAAGACAAAGTAAAACCAGATTTCTTTTTGTTTGATCATTCTGTCGAAATGTACAACTCGACTGCGACATTAAAAGTGGATGAAACATTGACAAACGGACTCAACGTTTCCTTTGTATTAAAACATTTTTCCTTATTTTCAACCGATGATATCTCTACACTTATCGCAAAGCGGATGTTCCGTGCTTATCAATACCGTCCGAAGTTAGAAGTCATTCTTACAAGAGCAAAAAATAAAGAATCATTTTTGTTCCCTTACCGTGAATTGCGTAATAACCTTATGGAAAACTTAAATAGGGGAAAGGGTTCTGCCATGACACCGGGGACTCATCAGTCAGTACTCCCACCTGAGTTATTAAAAAAATCAGCGATTGGTGATTTCCATTCCTATTTGGTACCCTTCCAGTTTTCTGATCAAGTTTTGAGTTTTACAAACCAATCTTTGGAGTTAGCGAAAGAACTCGGTGTTCCATCTGCGGTGATTTGGGTTCGACTCTCTTTACCTTATATGGATCATATTAGAAATTTAAAAGTTTCTGTGGGAGGAGGAAAGACGGATACAGTGTATCACGACTGGTATCCGAGAATGGTAGAATATCATAAGCAGAATGGTGTGCCTTTCTGGAATATGAACGATGATCCAAACTATGCCTGCAACAATTTCAGTGATGCAGGCCACATGTCACCGACATGTTATGATGAGTATACCGATTTTATTTTTAAAAACTTACTTCAGTCTTTTGTAAAAGGTGCCCGGTAG